In Ciconia boyciana chromosome 1, ASM3463844v1, whole genome shotgun sequence, the genomic stretch CAGGGTGCCCTTCATCTGAGGTCAGAGTTAGTTGTTGGGTGAGGATTACATAAGACACACAGATGAAGGGAACCAATGAGGAAATGGCTGTGGGTAGCTCTGACTTCTGATAATGAGGATTTCTTTGTCTTACAGGCATCCACAGGGGCCCGGGAACATTTGGACGCATTAAGAAGCCGTTGCTGTCTTCCTGGCCACAATGATTGGTCCCTGGAAGCAGCAGGTAACAAGGCATGATTTTTCAGCGTAGTGTTTATTTACCTTCACCACGTGATACTcggtttgcttttaaaatgctccCCTTGTGGCTGCACCCCGGCTGACGGTGCCGCCAAAGGCGACGGGGGACGCTGGGGGGAGGTGGCCTGGCAGCACCGGGCAGTAGGCGGGAGAAGGTGGAGTTGAGGGCAGCGGCGCCATTCATCCCTCTTCCATTTTGCCCTTCGCTCACCTCTTCTTGGCTCCCTGCTgagctccttcttcctccccttcccccatccTCCACCGCTTCCAGCACAACCTgggcagcttaaaaaaaagaaagaaaggaaatggagagaCGTAGGTAACACCTTTTATTAATGACGGGAAACAGAAGCAGCCTAAATAGCGAACGTGACAGGAGGAAGATTGGAGTCTTGCTTGTCATTCACACCCTCACGTGCTTTGTTATTCTAACCTAGCAAATGTCCATCCCCTTGGTGCACGTTAGACATAGTGTAGTGAGTACTATACAGAAACCTCTCCTACAAATAGTGCAGGAATACAGCTTCTGCATTCCTCGGAACTGTGGGCTTGTCCACATTCCACAAAAAAAGGTTGCGTTTCCAATTCCTCCTTCCAGGGTTTCACCCAGCGTTAGCCACCAGCACGATTCTTTGCAAGCTAGATTCCCTCAAGATTTGCTGAGGTGGTAGTATCACTGGTAATGTAGTCTTTGGTAACACACGTTCATCAGGTGTAAGGACTGCCCGTAAGGCTACAGAAACATCCTGTAAGACTCACAGCCTCAGCCCCCAGTCTCATAAACTCAGCCCTTTGGATTGCAGGCCActtgcagaggagcagcatTAGGGACAGAAAAAGGATCTGCAAAGCAGTGTGTGTTCCAAACTCCATTCCATTCCTTTCCTATCTCTGTGTTTGGAAGGCAGCAATTCCTGACTTCGTATTTGGAAAAAACTGAGTCCTACCATCTCTAGGACATTCCAGGAGTGGGAGGATCACTGGTATCTGGGGGCAGCAAGTCATTTTATCCCagatctggggggaaaaaaagaaaaaaaaatgcttacattCTTGCCCAAGAAGCTCTTTACCTGCCTTTGAATCCTGCCACTCAAGGTCAGCTCCACATACTCTAATCAAACACCAGGAGAGCCTCAGAGTCAAAGGAGAACACACCAAACAGGAAATGCCTTCCAGACTGGACATCTCTGAGGGATGACTCAGGGCTGCAAAAGAAGAAGCAGAGAGGCTGAGACAGCATTAGTAGAGGCTCTGTATGAACTTCAGTGCTCACAGATCAGCTCTGAGCTGATGACAGGAGAGTGGTTCAGCAGTTCACTTATGAACAGCCTCCCTCAGGAGCACTGCCCAAGAGGTCTGTCACTGCTGAGCCTGTGCCCTGCCCATGGGATGTGTCTCCACCTCACAATCCTGCACCACTGTGCTATCCACAGCTTCCATGTTGTGGACATTAGTTTCAGCCTCTGAAGAATGCGCTTACTAGATACACTGGGGGACATCTGAAGAGTCTTCTGCATACGCACAGGCATGGGCCTCCAGTGAGAGGTCCTCTATCCTTTCTGGACACCAAGCAGTTTTGAGACCCGCTGTAGCATGAAGTATTGCCAAGTCCCCTATGCAGTCCACCCCAGGTGAAGCATGCTGCCCGGTCATTTTCCTCTGTCAGACTCTGACATCCAAGGACATGGCTCCTGCCACAACCCAAGAGTTTGATTTCTCAAGCACATCTTGCAACCTGCTACTTCCAGCCTTCTGGCACGGGTTTAGTCTGGCTCCTGCACACAGCCAGCAGGACGCAACAGTCAACAAAACCACCGCTAAGGAAGCCTGCGCTGGTCTCAAGATGGAATGAGTCCGTCTGCTCTCTTCCTTCTAATCCAGTGGAGCAGGTGGTAGCTGAAGGCAACCAGCATTCCCCCAGGATGGTGACAGAGGCTGTCACCCCACCAATTTGTGGAGGTTCCCCGCCACTGCTGTAGGGGCACGCACTGAGTACCTGCATTCCGTGTGTGGTTCCCGGCGGCTGCCCAAGGGCAGTGGTGACCCTCAGCTGGCTTACAAAGTATCCTCCCCATTTCTGCCAGGCAAAACACTGGTGTGCATATGCTGTCCATGCTCTCAGCGCAGGCAAGCGGATCTGTCGGTTGCCCCCTGCAAGCCCAACGCTGCGCAGGAAGCCTGGGCTcagtgctgtccctgcagcGGCCCAGACGTAGCTGCAGACTCTGGCAGTGAACCAGCTGGGCACCAACCACTGGGGTTGTCATTGTGGTGAGCTGCCAGGTGGCAACCTCCATCTCCTCTATGGTGTCCCCTGGCCAGTGAACATGGCAGAGGCACCCATGACCACGCTCCCTCTCGTTCTGATCCTTCAAGCGCTCACCTCGCCCGTCAGCCACCCCTCCTCTTACCGAGGCGGGACGTGAGCAATAGCCCTGGTGCCTGTCTGCCATCGCCTCTGCCCGAGGAACAATGGCCGCTTGTGACTGGGGCATGTTTTCACTTGCTGCCACCTGCAGCTTGCTCCCGGACCCACCAGGCAGTGCCGCGCGCCGGGCCGCGTGGCGTTAGCGGCACCCCACCGCTCCGGTGCCCGCCGCTGCCGCGCCGAGGCCTCCCAGACGGTAAAGCAGGCTGCAGAAGCCACTACACCGGCGTTCGGCCTACGACCCCTCAGGTCCGGGGCGTCTTCCTCCGGCTGGCCCCGCAGAGCCGGGCCCGGGGCGCCCCGCTGGCAGCGGCGCGGCTGCACAGGGTGCGGGACCGCCCTCAGGGCGCGCAGGCCGGCCTGGTGGTGCGGGCTGCGAGGTGGCGGCCCCCGGgcctccccgccgcgccccggggaGCGCCTGGCGCCAGGGGGCGCTCAGCCGAGCAGCCCTTCCGGCCTGGCCGAGCTCCGGGGCACGACGTCGGCGCGAGGCGAGGGGCGGGGCTCCCCTTTCCAGCTCGCCTTCTTCTGGTAAGCGCGTTGCCGCCCGGGCCGCGGTGGGCGCGCATGCGCAGGGCGAGTCGGCtggcgcgggcggggcggcagGGGCGAGCTCGGTCCCAGGCCGCGATGGGCGCGGAGGCGTGAGCGGCCTTCAGGCGTCCTGCTGCCGCGGAAGGGGAAGAGCTGCGCCCGCCACTCGGGAGCCACCGGCGCgccagcaggcaggggaaggggcgCGGCGgacggggccgggggcggggcctgggccCGGACCCGgtgccgggggggccgcggcgggggtTCGCGGTCTAGGGCGCCGTGGGGGGAGCGCTGCTATCACCTGCCCGGCATGTGGGCGAGGCAggaggcgcggggcgggcggtgccGCTGCTTGTCACTTCCCCGCCCTCTGCCCCTGCTGTGCtcatccccctctcccctccgcaGAGGCCGCCCCGGACCGAGGGAAGCATGTTCCGGCTGATGAGGGATGGTGAGCCGGAGGACCCCATGTTTGCTATGTGAGTCGAGCTGGGCATCCTAttgggggcgcggggggcggcaCGGcaggaggggggtgggggggctgcggcAACAGATCatccccggggggctgggggggcgggtGTGCCCTCGCGTCCGAATAGACGGGCAGAGGGCCCTCTGGGCTGTGGGAAATACCGCAGCGCAGCAGCTGtgtggagaaaaatacaaacattctCTTAAGGGGCAGCACAGGGAATAACCTGGTTCGCGTTGGTCTGATTTCTGTAATATTAGAGTGTGGTCTTGGAGGAAAGCATAATTACATAAAGTGGGCTAAAAGGCATTGCAACTGTCTGAGGAAGAGAGACCTGGAATacctcatctttttctttgcgtaaggattttttttttcttatgcaaagTAGTATTTCAGTTCAGATGGATAAAATGTACTGTTCTGTCCAGGTCCAgtgtttgttgttgttctgcACAGGAAATCGTTAATGGAGCTGGAGGAGACTGCTACAGCAGTTGTCAAGTTGTAAGGAACTAAGTAAAGAGAAGACAACAAGCAGTTTTGAAACACGAGTCTTGAAATCTAACAAAGATCCCAAGAACTCTTCCTGGGATTCCTTTTactgaatgtttttgtttctgacCGCAGTCCAGAAATTGGATGCTATTGATAAATTTTGGCAGTGAAACTAAGTTGGCAGTCCTTGCCAAAGCGGATAAGGAATAGACTGTAATATAGTAAGAACTTGATTATGTTAAGTATGGCACTAGTAGAAATTTGGTGGAATTAATTTATGTAGAAGAATAAAGTCTGTTTTTTGCTTATAAAATTGGTAATCAACAAGAATTTTATAGCTGTAACCAGCTGTAAACAAATTAGCAGCAGAGGAGACCTTGATGTCCCAGTTAGTCACAGAATGCCTGTGTGTTCTCATTGATGTGCCAGGTATGAGTCTAGCTTTTATTATGGGAAGCATTtccaggagaaacagaaaagtattGGTTTGTAGTAGGTGCTTTTGTGATCTCAGGAATATTCTATGCTGTTGACATTATTCACGCTGAAGAGGCACAAGTGCAGACTATAAGATGTGCAGAGAAATGCTATGGTATTTCCCagactttttttactgtgaccATTTGTCcttattctcctttttctctccttgctccTCCAGCATTTGTGAATGTATACAGCCCTCCAAGTGGAGGctgcaaaagaaggaaaggaaggaaaaccagTTAGGGACCCCAGTTATtgttccttttccctctcaaaTCTGCAAAAGCCATTTGTGGTCTCAACCTCTTGACAGGTGTACACATAACATTGTAGGAAAATAGCAGGTGAAGACTACTTGGGGCGGAGGGATGTCATACAGTGTCAGGCCATATAGTCCATTTTGGAGGTGTCAGTCTTGCATTTCAGTGTATTTGTGCTTGTGTACGTGAAGGGGTGAGAGGACAATAACTAGGAGTGTGTGTTCTCTGGTCCCATTAAGTGTAGTCCTCTCTTTGCAGCCAGGAGAATCTTCGTGCACCTCCCTGCAAAATGAAGAACTGTTCTTCTAGAAGGGTTTAATTGTTTAGCAAGAGCTGTTAATGTAATGGGTTTTCATGGTACAAGGGCAAATGAGTATGAAGTGATGGTGCTACCTGGACTGCATATCTGAGAAGTGGCTTTCATCTGTTAGAGCAGTGAGGTTCTGGAATGGCCTTGGCTGTGCTTGGCCCTAAAGCTTTAGTGGGAGCAGAACACCAAACTACTTCTGAACAGATGTCAGAGCCTGAAAGGGATTCTGTGGTGTAATACCTTCTATTACAAGGAATAAGATGGGATCCAGAGGTCCATTCCAGCCTCAAGGATCACCATAAGCAACACTGAGTTCCTGGGATTCTGGATTTTCAGCCATCCCTTCCTCACTGTTGTTCTCTCAATCTTTCCAAAAGGGACCCTTTTGCCATCCACCGGCAGCACATGAACCGCATGCTTTCTGGAAGTTTTGGGTTTGGCCCGCTGCTTGGCATCACTGATGGGACCACACCTGGGGCTCGCCAGGCTGGCCGTAGGATGCAGGTAAAAGAGGGGCTGAGTACAGGATAGGATTTCTTAAACTGTCTTGTTAGCTTCTATCTTCCACCGTTATTGGGTTGGGCATGCCCCTCGCCTTCACATGGATGGTGGGCGCAGAATTAATCTCTAAAACAGTGGTGttcttgtccttttctttaCTCCGCATGCATTAATACATTGAATGCAACTGCGTTCTAGGTTGaatgggaggaagggaagaaatatgTGTTATTTTGCAAGCACATAAATCAATATAACTGGGAGAAATTTAGCCTTCTGTCTGGTTTGTTAGGGTTGATATGGTTTGAACTGCCATGAGTCTGTGGGGCACTTTCTTGATCTGTTGTTTGGGTCTGAGTGTTCCCAGTTCTGTTTCTGAGGATGAGGGTATTCTGAGGAGGATCTATTGTTTGGCTGTTGCAAGGTCAtgctctgttctgtttttctgttgtcctggcaggcaggagctgtttCACCCTTTGGGATGCTTGGCATGGTaagttctctgtttttctgggtCAAATTAGAGGCTTTCCAAGTAGTGGCTCCATACTGAGATTCATGAGCACTGTGTGCAACTGATGCTAAAACGTAGCCATCTGTGAGCAAGACCATCTATCCTAACGGGTAGTGAGGGTGGGAAGGCATGAAGAGACCAGAATGAGCTCTAGATTTATAGTAAACAGAATACAGAAGAGGGTATTGAACTGAAACTGCAGTCAGCTGGTTTCTCTTGAACCTCTCTCATTGAGTTGCTACATGACTTCAGGCCTTTCCCTTGTTTGCCCTCTAATGTTTTAATCTAGTCTGTGAGTTGTTTTAGAGGAGAAATTCTAACTCTGTTTACATGGGGAGGTTGTATTTGCACCTTGACCAGAGAAGAGCTCTGTTATAGCACAATATTTCATAGGAATTGGGACAGTTAATATCCAGGAAGAGCAGATAGTCTCTTAATAACCTCATATGTCTGAAAAGAAGCTTTGGATCTGTTTGGAGGTAATGGAGGAACTGTGACAACGCAAGGAAAAGACTTAGCCATCAGTAGGCAAAGGAGATTATTGAACCTCCTTTGCCAATGGTGGTGGATGGAAAAGCCAACAGAATACTTCAGATGAACAAGACTGGAATGAGAATGTGTGTATGTGAGAACACCATGCTTGGAGCGTGCTGATCTCCGTCATCTACTAAAATAATACAGTGGAAATAGGTTGTTCCAGATCCCGCAACTTCAGCTGCCTTGCTCTGCAGGATTGCCTCAGTGAAAGAGACAAGGCATCCTGGAATTGTTGTAGCTCAGAGAAGGACTAATAATGCAAAAAGGTAGACTTCAAAGGATAGTAAGATTGCGTGTGAGTACTGCTCTGCTGGAAACAAGAACAAGAGGCTACTcgaggaaacaaaaaaaatcagcaagtttAAACTGACATAGTAATTTTGTTTACATATTGCACAATTAACCTGTGAGACCTGCTGGCCCAGTGTATTACTGTGGCCTTTAGGTTTACAGGATTAAAAAGTCACGTGTTTGTAGGGAAGATAAGAAAACTTGTTATTATGTTAGAAAGAATACAATCAATGGAAACTTCCTTGTGGTTTAAATTAAGAGTTGACAGTGATGAGGTGAAAACATCACCAAGGATGACTGTCTTATAGTTAAGATCACTGTAAGCGCATTCCTGAGATTTCTTGTCTTAGTTTTGCTGAGTGCCTGGACTCACAAACCCCAGTGCATTGGGAGTCACCCAAACTAAAAGAACAACCTTTGCCATATCCAGAGATCTTGAGAGCCAGAACAGTTGGGCAATGCAACCTGAGAGAATGGAGAGAACAGCAACCCcaaatcctgtttttttttctgcactactgaaagaaagggaaaagaacaagttttttcttcttaggcAGCAGGTTTTTGTCCCTTGCAGATAGTTTGTTGTTCTTTCCTCCTGTATCTTTCCAAACTGACTATTCTTgtgttctcttttcctttttatcagGCAGGTGGCTTTATAGATATGTTTGGGATGATGAACGACATGATTGGAAACATGGTAAGAAAGCTCCATAAGCCAGTCTGTATCAAGGGGAGTACTGAGGGCGCTCCTGCCATCCTCTCTAAGGTCTCCCATCTTACTGTGCTGCTTTGGTATTGGCTCTGCTCAAGCTGCCAAGGTGGCAGAGGCTGTAAGCTTTGCTTGCTGACCAATATGGAGTGATAGAGAGCTTGTTCCTGAGGCGTATCAgctgagggcagggaggagagatggGTGAGGAAAGAAGTGTGGGGGTATGCTTACTTAGCAAGAAACAAGAATTAATTTAACAGGAAGGTGTATTCTCCAGAAAGATGGACCCATGGGGATTATATTCTTCTTCTTGTAATTTCTTCCTACTTCATCGTATAGAGAGAGAATTAACTGccatctcttcttccctcccattCCTTCTTTGTACcattctccatttcttcttgcAGGAGCATATGACAAGTGGTGCTAACTGCCAGACATTTACCTCCTCAACTGTCATCTCCTATTCCAACCTGGGTGATGGGCCCAAAGTCTATCAAGAGACCTCAGAGATGCGTTCAGCACCTGGCGGGGTaaggaggaggctgcagtgcaTCTTCCCAGCACAAGGCTGTTGGTTTTGCTGTGGGTGGATAGACTTCATTTAGTGGCTCAGTGCTGGCCACCCACAGCACTTCTGCTTTGCAGTTGGTTGCAGTTCGAGGAACATGTTGTGACTCACTGAACCATGCTGAGGGccactgggaggggatgggaagtGCTGGCAGGGGGGAATCCATTTTTCCCTCATCATTATGTTGCGTCTGACATCCTGGGAGTGGTGGCAGTGCAACATGAATGAAGTACTGCAGGCAAGAATCAGAGTGCCTTATGgagaatgaattaaaatgttgaTCCTACATGGGAATCTGCCCTCAGATCCGTGAGACTAGACGGACCGTAAGGGACTCAGACAGTGGCTTGGAACAAATGTCAATTGGACACCACATCAGGGAGCGGGCCCACATCATGCAGAGGTCGCGGAACCATCGCACGGGTGAccaggaggagaggcaggactACATCAACATGGATGAAAGTGAGTACTGTCCATGTCCTCCTCCCAGCAAACCCAGGTGCCGcctccccacctcctctccATCTGAGCTTGTTCTTTCCTTACATAGGTGATGCAGCCGCATTTGATGATGAGTGGAGGCGAGAGACATCCCGTTTCCGGCCACAGCGGGGGCTGGATTACCGACGTCATGAAGGCAGCAGTGGCCGCCGAGCTGAAGGGACTCGTCTTGCGATCCAGGGCCCTGAGGATTCTCCCTCCAGACAGTCCCGTCGGTATGACTGGTGAACCCAGAGCAGACGTTGTGGGGGGTGCAGCATGGCCACCCCCAAACCTACCTACATGCTCTTGTAAGTCTTAacaagtttttttcctcatcttccaCTGCGCAGTTGCCTCTTAgccatgtgatttttttttttcattgcccCAGTCTTATTATTTTGAAGTGTTGGTTGGAAATGGGTTTTCCCACTTAATCTAGAGAGCAGGGGCAGGTGGGAGTTTTGAGGAAATACTGTTCTGAATGGGAAGGTGGAAGATGTTTAAGTTTCTCTGTCATCAACAAAAAAGTGTGGTGTCAGCCTTAACTGATGGTTGAAATGGTATGAAATGATGTAGGATCACAATCTATAGAGTATTTATACTCTCATTGTATAGAACTTAAAGACCATGGGCTGTCGATCCAGTTTGAAATATAAGTAAGTGCTGGTGTCTGCTCTCCTGTGTTTTGAATAGGGCTCACTAGGATGTGATCTAGTGCTtgaaaagggactttttttccttttttgatgtCTAGACATGAGGTTTAAACATGTCTTTATctgtcttctgtgctgctttctggtCACCTCTTACTCTTTTTATGTTTTCCgtttcccttcctcccaggTACAGACAGTGAAACTCTGAAGCCCCTTCAAAGCACCATTTGGACCCTCCTCAAATTTAGTATTAACCTCCCTCCCACTTAAGAATTGAAACAAAGCAACTAATCTTCTGCATTGCTCTTTTTTGCCCCATTTGGGTGCTGCAGTGGGGTATGGGGAAGCTCACTGATGTGCAAGGAACGCATCAAATGCCCATTCCCTTTCTGCTCTCCTTTGGTTCTGTTCTTTCTGCCAGTAGTGGTGGGCATGAGGAGCTGCCACCTTGCCTCTTCCATCCTTTCCACTCTTTCTGTGCTGGGTTGGGCTGGTTCTGAAGTTTGTGTTTAGTCCCCTGTGAAAGAAATATGAGGGAATTCTGCTAGAATGCCGTGTTGGTCCCCTCACTGGGACAGAGGCTTTGattcccctcctgctccttgGTGCAGCTATGGATAAGCAGAAGGATGTGTGCGTTAGAGAAGGGAGGAGCAGAACAAAAGCTGGATCAGCCTGTGGGCCCCCCTGACCCCTCTTCAGTCAGCTCCCCcacttttttaatttgtgaaactTGTAACTAGATGTTTACTgaataaagaaacaaactgtAAAGAATTGTTGG encodes the following:
- the MLF2 gene encoding myeloid leukemia factor 2 isoform X1, with the protein product MIGPWKQQRPPRTEGSMFRLMRDGEPEDPMFAMDPFAIHRQHMNRMLSGSFGFGPLLGITDGTTPGARQAGRRMQAGAVSPFGMLGMAGGFIDMFGMMNDMIGNMEHMTSGANCQTFTSSTVISYSNLGDGPKVYQETSEMRSAPGGIRETRRTVRDSDSGLEQMSIGHHIRERAHIMQRSRNHRTGDQEERQDYINMDESDAAAFDDEWRRETSRFRPQRGLDYRRHEGSSGRRAEGTRLAIQGPEDSPSRQSRRYDW
- the MLF2 gene encoding myeloid leukemia factor 2 isoform X2, yielding MFRLMRDGEPEDPMFAMDPFAIHRQHMNRMLSGSFGFGPLLGITDGTTPGARQAGRRMQAGAVSPFGMLGMAGGFIDMFGMMNDMIGNMEHMTSGANCQTFTSSTVISYSNLGDGPKVYQETSEMRSAPGGIRETRRTVRDSDSGLEQMSIGHHIRERAHIMQRSRNHRTGDQEERQDYINMDESDAAAFDDEWRRETSRFRPQRGLDYRRHEGSSGRRAEGTRLAIQGPEDSPSRQSRRYDW
- the MLF2 gene encoding myeloid leukemia factor 2 isoform X3 encodes the protein MNRMLSGSFGFGPLLGITDGTTPGARQAGRRMQAGAVSPFGMLGMAGGFIDMFGMMNDMIGNMEHMTSGANCQTFTSSTVISYSNLGDGPKVYQETSEMRSAPGGIRETRRTVRDSDSGLEQMSIGHHIRERAHIMQRSRNHRTGDQEERQDYINMDESDAAAFDDEWRRETSRFRPQRGLDYRRHEGSSGRRAEGTRLAIQGPEDSPSRQSRRYDW